The Penaeus vannamei isolate JL-2024 chromosome 4, ASM4276789v1, whole genome shotgun sequence genome segment gtgtgtgtatgtgtgtgtgtgtgtgcttgtctgtatatgtgcaagtgtctgtgtgcgtgtaaaagagtagagaacacacacacacacacacacacacacacacacacacacacacacacacacacacacacacacacacacacaggggggggggcggagagagagggagagaactggagagagagagagggagagaactggagagagagagagggagagaactggagagagagggtgagaactggagagagatagtgaaggagagagagagagagagagagagagagagagagagagagagagagagagagagagagagagagagaaacgttatAATAATAGATTAAGAAAAAACGTCGTGGATTTGGAATAATAAACCAAACCAATTGAGATCTGAGGTGACGAAGGTCAGCGTCtgtatgtaattatcattacagaTTACAGCCAAGGATTGCCAAATCATAAATACATTAGAAAGAAAAACAGCTTCTTCTCTATCGTAGCAACATTGTGATACAAAGCAAACAAATCGCTGCATACTTGTGCATGAATTTCAGGCACTAAATTTAGCTAATATCCGGAAATTATTAGCAACGAAGcagagtagagaaggaggagacaggaaaTACCAGAAGCAACCAAAGCGATGGTAAGGAAGTAACCATACGCTACAATGATCATGTGTAGTCACCCGAACGTAAATTGAGGACAAGGAAACTGTCTTTGACATGACCAAGAAAAGCAAGTGACGAGATGTAACATGTCATGCAGAGGAATAATGCAATGAAGAAGGCGGAGAAATAATGAAATTGTAAAGCGAGGAACGGTTGTAAATAATCAAAGCACGTTAAAGTGAGGATATGCAATCTCGAGTAACCAAAATACTTATAGAGGGAAATtacaaataatatagaaaaattcTGATTTGGTAAAGTATGGTAAGGGTATCCTGAAAAACGATAATGGTTAAGAATTATACTGTGGAATTGAAATATAGTCTATAGAATATAATTGACGGGAagtggatggaagagagaaagattagcgaaataagaaaataatgatgagtgaatgtaaaaatGGAAGCAGAGCACCAGATATCTGAGGAGCAGAGGGGGTGAATATAGGGCTGTAAATATGGTGTAATGTGTACTGGTAAGATAACAAAATCCAATGTGTAATATGATGCATGGATTACCTGATAAAGTATATTTTCTGGACTAGTGACTGTTGCTATATGATTATTCTAAAAATCTTTAATTGCTATACTTGGATCTCATACTATAAGACTGAAACTAAAGGAAAATTTGGTTTCCACTGGATATGGTATAACGTAGGTTATGGCCACCACCGAAGTCGTTTTAACGCTACACAAATAGAAATTTGAACTATGTAAGAAAGGGGCATTGCTCCTCATGAAGCTCTGAACTCCGGTCAATAACCTCTTAGtttatataatatcattaaaGAATGGGAGGACCTTATTTAGACAGGAGAGATGTATACTGTTTCAGTGAAGAGAGAATCCTGAAATTGTAattacagacacgcacgcataccTTACGACCTTAGACCTCTCGACACTACCCCGCCCCTTCCTTCGCGGTTCCCTATATAGCTTGACCTACATATCATCCGTATCTTGAATGGAACGCTGCGTAAGGCCCTGGTTTAGGAATATGCATATTGCTAAATTAATTTCCTCACGTTTATTTAACGACGGCAAGACAGTACTAAAATAGTGAAATATTTCATCATATACCAACTTGCCAACAATAACACAACACATTACCTTAGCCCCACTTCTGAAAATAGTATGAATActaagaaaatgttttttttcttcttttataagaAATAGGTTACcccatttatttcaataaatgatTTACGTTGTGGGTTTTCCATCCAAAACAATATAAGAAGTAGTGTGTCATTTACCACAAGGGCTATATGCGTCTCATTTTCCTATGTTTTATGGGTAatggaagaataaatgaatgaatttagAGCTAAACCTTGGAAATTAACAATTCATAATCAGAAATGAAAACGAAGGTAGTCCCTTAGTAAAGAAAATGTCTCCTGACATCGAAAGAACGAGTGAGAACAGGAAGGAAATTCATGCAATTCTAGGCCTCAGAAACTCACTGACCATTTAAGACTGTGGTTCTGAGGATAATTATcgtgtttatatcattattgaagATTATCATTTTTGCCTTTCATGATTTAACCTTAAATGCTTCATCACTTTGATTAGTATTTCATCGTaatcgtgatatatatatatatatatatatatatatatatatatatatatatatatatatatatatgcatatatatgtatgtatatatatacacacatatatgaatgtatgtatgtatatacacacattcacacaaaacgTATATGCTTAAAAGaagcaaacgcgcgcgcgcgcgcgcgtacacacacacacgcacgcgtgcgaTATTGGCACTGATACATAAAATACCAATATACATACCTGTCAGGAAGACTTAAGTCGAATAAGCGGTACAAAATTAGGGCATTAATCTAATACTTGAGAATAGTATACCCATTCTGAGCGAAAGAAATGGTATGCGGTATGCATATCCATCTACGACACGACACATACTTTAGAAGTCAGTCAGTTCTACAAAGAAACTAAACTCCGACATTAAAAACTCTTGGCAGACTAGCGACCGGATGTACCATTTTTGAGCAGTCATTTCCCACTTTTTTCCTCGCGAGGTTTATTATCGTCACATTTCCAGGCTTCCCGAATCTAGAACTTCCTGGAGaacatgataaggataacgaccATGTGGTAGTTATCCTTATTATGTTATATCTCAGTACAAAACGCAATGTCCAATTATATCTCAGCACACAACGCAATGTCCAATTCTAAATTcttgattatgagagagagagagagaggagagaagagagagagagagagaggagagaagagagagagagagagagagagagagagagagagagagagagagagagagagagagagagagagagagagagagagagagagagagagagcacaaatgaaaaattaaataaaagaggaTGGAAAAACGTTTTCAAATGCAACTCAAGCACGCAAGCATATTTCACTGGGACGATGAAATAAGTAAACATCCAACAGGACATCCGGCAGATGACATGGGTTTGTCTCCTCGAAGTTACTTGTTTTCCTGTAGTTGAACATGTATTTTACCCTTTCATGATTTATTAACCGATTTCTCACATGAGGACATCAGATCTTTAGTCAGTAATGAGAGTGAAATAGGAAGATTAGAGGGTATCCATATTCAATTAATACTTTAACCCAGGACTAATGTTTATCGATAGCTATAAACATAGTATGTTCATAAGCGTACTTTATTCAAGTTTAAATTCAAATTTTACTGTTATGGTCAAGAAAACCATAACTACGGTACAAAAATAATTctgccatgtatatatacatacgtaatttATACGGTATATGTGTTGCATGTATCCATTATCAAAGTTTATATAAGAATAAGCACTTAtatagaatgagaatgagaataatataatGACCACTAGAACAATATAAGCGTATGAAAATGCATGCGAATAGATCGGTAATTAGattgcgtttacacacacacacacacacacacacacgcacgcacgcacgcacgcacgcacgcacgcacgcacgcacgcacacacacacacacacacacacacacacacacacacacacacacacacacacaagcgcgcacgcacgcacgcacacacacacacacacacacacacacacatatacatatatgtgtgtgtgtatgtatgtgggtgggtggatgtgcgtgtgtgttgtatgcatgtatatgcacacatacgcacacacacacacacacacacacacatacgcacacgcacacacacacacacacacacacatacgcacacacacaagcgcgcacgcgcgtgcacacacacacacatatatatacatatacatatgtgtgtgtgtgtgtgggtgggtgggtgggtggatgtgcgtgtgtgttgtatgtatgtatatgcacacatacacaaacacacacacacacacacacacacacacacacacacacacacacacacacacacacacacacacacacacacacacacacacacacatatatatatatatgcatatacatattatactatgtatacacacacacacacacacacacacacacacacacacacacacacacacacatatatatatatatatatatatatatatatatatatatatatatgcatatacatattatactatgtacacacacacacacacacacacacacacacacacacacacacacacacacacacacacacacacacacacacacacacacacacacacacacatatatatatatatatatatatatatatatatatatatatatatatacacgcacacacatacaaacacacacacacacacacacacacacacatacacacacacacacacacatatatatatatatatatatatatatatatatatgtatatatacatacatacatacacgcacacacacacacacacacacacacacacacacacacacacacacacacacacacacacacacacgtatatatatgtatatatatatatatgtatgtatatatatgtatatatatatgtatatatatatatatatatatatatatatatatatatatatacatacatacatacacacacacacacacacacacgcacgcacacacacacacacacacacacacacacacacacacacacacacacacacacacacacacacacacacacacacacacacacacacacacacacacatatatatatatatatatatatgtatgtatgtatgtatgtatgtatgtatgtatgtaggcgtgtgtgtatacgtatatacatatgtatatatatatacacatacatatacatatatatatatatatacatatatatatatatatatatatgtgtatgtatacagatatatacatatatatatgtacatatatatatatatatatatatatatatatatatatatatatatatttatatatatatggatgtatacagatatatacatatatatatatatgtacatatatatatatatatatatatatatatatatatatatatatatatatataaacatatatacactcacatgattatgtatgtatgctaaaTGCATGCACGGTAAAACAACGAATGGTATAtagattcatgtatatgtgtccacctgcgtgagtgtgtgtatttcagCGATTTGCAAGATAGGTAAGGAATCACTGATAACTGTCCAAACAAAACAGAGGTCATTTATACTTTAACATTGCATTTGTCATGGTGACAGATATAAAGCTACCCAAAGATTACGAACGTATGTTGGAGGATATGTTATCTTGACGTTTACATTTTGCGGTTGACGTATTTACATCTCCCTTGTGCGATGTTTAAAACGTTCTGGCGAGCCAAAGGTTTGCATACACACGTGTGGTGGCTAttcgtgtatgagagagagagagagagaaagagaaagagagagagagagagagagagagagagagagagagagagagagagagagagagagagagagagagagagagagagagagagagagagagagagagagagagagagagagagagagagagagagagagagagagagagagagagagaggaagggagggagaggaagggagggagggagaggaaggaagggagggagaggaaggaagggagggagaggaagggagggagaggaagggagggagaggaagggagggagaggaagggagggagaggaagggagggagaggaagggagggagaggaagggagggagaggaagggagggagaggaagggagggagagaaagggaaagaaggggagagagagggagagagagggagagaaagagagagtaagagggagggagggaggtgagagagagagagagggtgagagagagagagagtgagagagagagagagagagagagagagagagacacagagagagagagagagagagagagagagagagagagaaatagcgaatgtgtgcgtgtgtatgcgtgtgtgtatgcgtgtgtgtgtgcgtgtgtgcgtgcgcgtgtgtgttatatgcaaGACTGCAGGTGTATTTGAGTATGTGTACACTCGGCGGCTTTTATTTACTTTAATAGATTCTATCCATTCAGCAATAAGGACAAATAATAACTTTAAGGTTATAGATAGATTGAATGTCTTTACATATTTATTGAATCATTTTTTAAGTTATTTCATTCTCTGCTGATATGGTTATGAATAATATTTgcagtaaaaataaatatctcATGAAAGCGAATCATCACAGTGTACGGAGTAAACGCGCAAAACATCTACAGATAAATAACAGAACTGAAATAAATCGTAATAACACAAAGCAGATTTAAATGTGCATTATGAAGATAGATTTTAGCTAGACAATCAAAATataccaagaaaaataaaatacgtcatattaaaaacaataaacaaaaggcatcaagagaTTTAAGAGAGTGCAGGAGGGACGGACGGCGATAAACACTTATAGAATTCTCGTATCTTAAGGCATTTTTTCAGCACAGTTTACGACCTTTTCATACTACAATATGTTGAAAGAATACAGGATATGTATGCCAATGTCGGTAGAGGAGGTATGTGTTTGTAATTATACAATTTATGTGATTTTGCCATATCTTTTACGTCAGGTTTTTGAGGTCTGTGGAAACTCCGAAGAGTCAATGGcctttattatgatatatatttgctttATCGTTATAGGAATTCCATTACAGGATGTACAATATTCGTAGTTATCTTGATTTATATGTTACGATTTTTATGAAGACAGCATGTTTGCATTTTATAGTGTCATATTAGTTATGTGCTAAGGTATGAGTAAAAGGTCCAGCTGAAGCATACGTAATGGATGCAATATTTTCCTATGCATTTAGGTGaattcttttatgttttcttatGGTTTTAGATGAATTTGCATACACAAGCAGTTTGATGTTATTAGTAATGCTGGTAATGAAACCAGCCATTCAAAATCAAAGTTTGTTTTGATATGTAGATTTTAAGCTTTTATACAATAAATATTCATGAGATTTTCATTCCTTCTTGTACTAAAAAGTATAATCTCTCATGATTGTAAAGATTACATGAGTAATTATCGGCCACTAATTGTTAAAAGTATCTTTAAATGATGAAGGAATGTAAATACATGTTATTATGGTTGTAAAAAAGAGATCATTAAATTGAAGAGTCATACTGTAGTAAATCCTATTATGGTCAAGATATTTTTAAACCGATGAATATGCAAAAATGTTTAACTGGCTGGAATACATAATGTGGCCATTCAGACTTCGCTGAACACATTTGTTGAAGTaaattgttttgattttatttttattttgttaggagagatagagagggtttTATTTCACAATATTTAATTGATTTTATTTAGGTTTAGATATGTTATTTTATGGAAATCAAAATCAGTTTTACTGCTGAAGAAAACAGACCTTAAAACAAATGACATGAAAAGAAACCAGTAGTTTTTAGGAAATTCAATCAGTTAACATAATATTTGCATGATAGAAAGAAATTGTTTTATGTTATTGATGTTTATAGTATGAAAAGAGTATTAACAACCCATGAAAAATATTAATCTAATTTTCAGTTTAAtcctcatgttttatttacaataattatcattcaatcatTACTAACCGATGATCAGAATTTTAACATGAACATATAATATTTagcctgtgtgtgtattaatgtggaTTCTAATTTTCCAGTACCACATTGGGCAATTGTACATGATTGCCAGACATAGCTCTGAGcagagtgatgggggagagggtgtggaagtAATTGAAAATGTTCCTCATACTGATCCAAGTCATGGCGAAGGACAGTTCACAGAGAAGCGTATTCACCTATCTGGGTCAGTGCTTATCtaattctcttttttgttttgtttggaatACTAAGAGAGAATGTTAATACTTAAAGTCAGaaacttatttttgtttgtatggaGTTTTTTAGCAAAAGATATGACATTATCAATAGGTTGTCATGTAAGAAAAGCTTTAATAAAAACATTACAATTCTCTTTTTAAATAAGTTCCTAATGGATTGCAATAGGTAAGTGAATAGAAGGAATATCATAGATTttagaggaagtagaaaaaaaggcgAGGGGAACTAATATATATGTTAGAAATAAGAATGGTACActggattattgttattgtaattctttAATAATGGAATTACAGAAAACTTCCACCTTGGGCCAGAGCTTATGTTCCACGATTTATATACCTAACTGAAAAAGCCTGGAACTATTATCCATACACTGAGACAGGTATGTATCCCTGATTTAGGTTAAATCTATATATGAATTCTTTGTTTTCATAGCATTACttcacatagatatgaatattgtaATCAGGGAATTTACTGTGAGTTTTATATAAAGGGCTAACTTTTCTAAAATCTACAGTAACTGATGATGGTGAGAAATATTTAAGTTTTGCATTTGATTATGATGGATATGGTATACTTGCATTTTAAGGAAAGTATATGTAAATAGTCTAatatatgttttatctttttcattgctGTATGATACCTACAGAATACACAGTGAGTATTTTATATGTTCACTTTTAGTGCTTTTTGTTTTTGCAATTTTTAAGAAATTAGTCATAATTTTATGAGCTATGGAACGCAGATTGTAATATGATTGTGATAAAGAATAAGGTGTCACTAATCACTTTTGTCATGGTATGACTCAGATTTTCTTTGAATTTATTTTTCACTTCATATGGGATCTTGATGTCATGCTTATGTTAGGAAAGATATTTAAGTGCTAATTTCATGGATTTATGTTTTCAGTGCTCTGTCATTCCAAGGTTCAGTATCAAGATTCGCACAcgatatgagaataataatgggtCTTCAGAAAATGTAAGTATAAGATTAGCTCTCATATAATTTCATTACATATTTTATCCCTTTACTTAATACTTAACAGATATGGTTCATGGATAAATATTAAAGTCTCATTTACATTTGTTACATATCTTTCCAGTGCCTTAATGTTAATGAGGAGGAGCTGAAGCAAAGAATAGTGGATCATGTAGATATCTTAACAGACCCAGTGGATGAAAGACACTACAAGAAAGAAGAGGCAAGTTGTACTTAAGTTTTAAATACCTCCCATTTCGAAACCTGAACTTCATCTTGGGAAATTTGAAACATGCATTTATACTCTATTGGAAAGATACATTGAATTGCCATCAGTCTATGTAAAGAAAGGATTTGAAAAacttttttatgataatgtttccttgtatttttttatttttatttttctaaactaGGATCCTGCCACTTTCAAGTCCGAGAAGACAGGACGAGGACCATTAAAAGAAGGGTGGCGTGAATGTGCTGAAGTTATAATGTGCTCCTACAAACTGGTTGATGTTTCTTTTCAAGTCTTCGGTTTTCAAACAAAAGTTGAGGAATGGGCCCAGAGAGTAAGTTAGTTTTTTCTTGGGGTTTGATGTCATTTATTGATGATCAACCTATGATATGCTGATGTAATATGATGTAAAGGCTTGCTTTtgcactttatttctttttcttatgacaACCACTCTTTGTACTTATTTTTGCCATCCCTATATTATCCTCAGTATAATTCACTTATTTTAAATAATATTATGGAAATGATCGTAAATAAAGATAGTGAACATAAGATAGAGTGAGACATTCTTCACTAATGAAACTGTAAGAGGGCCACCCTGAGGAATGCCACAGTGAGCACATAAATATACTACTGCTGGTTTATGAAAATAATGTTTTTGATAATTAGGGGAATTATTGTAGGCTGGTAGATTATGTGGCTGCACTTTGTGGAAAGAAAAGTTTATAGGCCATGGTAAATCTTGGTACAATAACTGATGATctggggaaataagaaaaaaatgaaatctgtAAAGTAACCTAGCCCAATTGTCCAGGTTCTACATTTACTTTTAGTTTCATGgagaaaagaatattttttttcccttagtTAATTTGTTCTTTTTCAGATGTAAAAACAGTTTTCAAATTGTTTGAAGGTGTAAATAACTGAAATTGAAGAAAATGGGTTacttttctttctaactttcaTTAATAATCATACTTAAaaagtaatatgatatataacagtgctcttttgcatattttatattttagCTCCTATTTGATAGTTTTCAAAATACTGAGGAGTTGTAAAAACACCTAGTCAGACAACCCATAAAGGGGCTTTATGCCTTTTGAGAGCCTGTTATTCTTCAGGGGAGTAGCTAGGATCATACAAGCATACTATTGTTTATTGTGCAAAACGTAGAGCAGGCTTACCTGTGCCTGATGTGAGGATGTTATCCTGGCATGAGGGATAGTCTGCTACGATGCAGTAGGGCGTTATCCTGTCATCATTTGATTAACATCCAAATTAAAATGCCGTGAGGCAGGCAATAGCTGAGGATATTAATAACTCCTCCTCCCATGGAGCATTCTAGGACAATTTATTGTCAATTAGAAGAAAGAGCCAAAAGAAACACACTGGAAGGATTGCTTTTGACTGTTCAGCAGTATTAAATatctttcatatttattcatacccatcatagatatgaatttatgtatagtatacatatacacaaaaagaatGGCTTTTGTACATAGTGGCAATTATGATCTTGATACACAAATTGAAAATCAATTTGGGGCTAAAGTATTCGTAAGGGAATCGTCTCCTTTTTTTTGGGGCCATTTTTGCCCttcttgccgaaattgagtttAATGCAGTTTCAAGAAGATTCAGGGCCTCCGATTCACCCCTGAGAATTTCAAGGCCTGTCCGCTGTTTTTTAGGTGGTAACAGCCCTTTTTGGTGTCAaccgaaatatatatttttttcaccttaCCTTAGAAAATAGGCAATTGTGACGTAAGGATTACAGATGATAAAATAATgggattattttctgaaagcttattgaATTTCatgtaagatgagaccaaccttaatTTTTTTggaatgatttaaaaaaatctgGCAAACAtccaaaaaacaatatcaaaaattttttcatacaaataaataaacatgatatgccgCTCATgtggaatattttattttctatgtgtTTTCATCCTATAAagttagtttgatctatgagcaaaagaTTTcaaaaataacccccccccccccccgtccataaTTTGAgttcgcaaaaaaaaaatcctggatccgaaccATGGTGCGCCTGACCACCAAAGTGCAATCGGTGtgtaagttaggttaaaacaaaCCTTTGGTAAATATTttattaaaatgtgttcataacttttagaaatatcagaaaacataaacaaaaaaacaaaaaacaacaaacaagcaaacacaccaagggaagtaacaatataaataaacaaaaggtcatgggatacacgaaaatgatctatatatccttacataccttatatacatatttctacactGCCCTGTACTTGTGTCTTGTGTTTTCATGAGAGTCCGAGTGTGAAAAATGGCTATGTGGCCCTGTTAAACACCTTGGATCCGCGGGTGCAAAGGCACCTGAGGCAAAGTCCGATGTCCCCAGGTCTAACTGAGAATGGGACGCGTGTGAAACCCATCTGACTGGAGAACGATAATTTTTTCGACCAGTAtcatacgttgtaaaaccccattagagcaacaataataggtaaataatagttATTTATATCACATACAATCATTTTGTACATGATTtcatatgtaaaatgtaaacaaaatgaaaaggaagaagaacgcaATGTttgggtccttcacatttttatgcatagtacacgcattttcagtccgattttaacatATCATGGCTCATTTTCTTgctgaatagtagatctattacatgctgcaataaggatttgcaatattttcatgtgcgttttataaaagtgacatatattttcattatccctTTTTAGGGCGTTGAGATGGTCACCTTTGTAAAATATTCACCCAAAAAAGATAAGGTTGGCTTCTAAAAATCTGCACATTATAGTTGAAACACTGTTCTATTCAGATATggaatcagaatggctgtatgatttttttgggattttagaaaaaaaaaaaaaaaaaggtcaatgtaGGCTTAGAGACACCCCATAACACTGCCACCCTAGaacactatacgtaagattttgagaaactgtTACTTGCTGGCAATGTCTACAAGGCTTTGGAATGTAGGTACATGATAGACAATTATGGTTTAggaagattatgcttctccctttcatttttcataccaaaaaatgatgaaaagagaaaaaaaaacttcaacgaCCGTTATCTCGGAGGTATACTTATCAATGCAGAA includes the following:
- the rdgBbeta gene encoding cytoplasmic phosphatidylinositol transfer protein 1, producing MLKEYRICMPMSVEEYHIGQLYMIARHSSEQSDGGEGVEVIENVPHTDPSHGEGQFTEKRIHLSGKLPPWARAYVPRFIYLTEKAWNYYPYTETEYTCSVIPRFSIKIRTRYENNNGSSENCLNVNEEELKQRIVDHVDILTDPVDERHYKKEEDPATFKSEKTGRGPLKEGWRECAEVIMCSYKLVDVSFQVFGFQTKVEEWAQRAIRNVLLLGHRQAFAWIDEWHGMTIEDVRQYEIGMQEETNARIRSAQEKLDSDSSEAEKKEKGIDSDGTEDALDHSEGSESEKKQDSSSSKGSGSGTPVSPQKPGYFSSWFKWS